The Haematobia irritans isolate KBUSLIRL chromosome 1, ASM5000362v1, whole genome shotgun sequence DNA segment tagaaaattttgtcaaaattttatttctatagaacattttagcaaaattttatttctatagaaaattttgtcaaaattttatttctataggaaatttttttccaaattttacttctatagaaaattttatccaaatgttatttctatagaaaattttttccaaattttacttctatagaaaatgttgtcaaaattttatttctatagaaactttaaacttaattatatacgtatttaatcggccttttttagtttaatatataccacgtatggactatgtggtatatattacggggttaggaagttttaagataccttgccatcggcaagtgttaccgcaacccaagtaattcgattgtggatgacagtcttcagtagaagtttctacgcaattcacggtggagggtactaacttacggccgtatatacttgttctgttttctttctttatacaccatcacgaacataattttttctcattaatttaaaataacaaatattttttatattttatttgttatttattatattatttattatattattttttaacaatccctctgtataccataacaacgcgattccaactaaaaaaacaacccacgcgcaaacatatcgattacatcgatgacaggtatctattacaggtagataaaaggaatataggacaatttcctatattctaacaagtgtgtctccttaagttttaaaaggattgaatacttcttagcacgaatgaactaaaatatttttctatgccaagtgttattcgtatgtatgataagctttctataataaaggaagtcagaattatcattttataagaaggtttactaaatttgaggaaacttcatattttgtttatttttacgaatgctttgttatcagtgaataacattttcttgttcagtagtaaattcttatacccagcaaagaaaatagtattagtaaaattccatgccttattctagttaatgaactattcctaactgttttcagtttatgattttttactgaagcaagtaaattatattattttaaacaaaaatttaacttaatggaaataaattggctaaactaaattgatgaacattttttcctttagttccttGGTGTATAAaggtagaaattctaagacgatataaccatgtccgtctgtctgtctgctgtaatcacgctacagccttcatgggctatatcggtccgggttttgatatagtccctatataaaccgacctcccgacttggggtcttgggcttatagaaaccgtagtttttaaccaatttgcctgaatttggaaatttagaaaattgtgagtatcagtTAATCGGTATTTTAGGATCGCAAATATGTGTGTCTAAAATGGtatgtatcggaccatgttttggtacagcccccatataaactgaactcccgattttaattcttgagcttctagaatccgtagtttttgccagaaattcgaaatctaggggtactttaggaccataaaaaggtgtgtcgaaaatggtatgaatcggtccatgttttggtatagaacccatatataccgggagaccggtctatatgggggcttccAGAAACagtggtttttatccaatttgcctgaaatttgatgtTTAGAGGTTTTTTTGCCATAAATAGTTGTTACGAATACATTGTGTATCGATACAGATTTCgatatatcccccttataaacccgcacTCTATGAATAACAGCTACTCGTACAAAGTTTCAAGtggatggcttgtttcgttcggatttcaacagacggacggacatctttGTTTTCGGACATCTTCACcttaacccagaatatatacgcttaatgtaaatctgaaccgatttcaatcaaatttagacatttgactacaccactaattgtactccttgtgcaaaagcaaatcagggtaggttaggttatgaggcagcccgatgtatcaggctcacttagactatacagtccattgtgataccacagtggttaacttctctcttatcactgagtgctgcccgattatatgttaagctcaatgacaagagacctcctttttatagccgagtccgaacggcgttccacattccagtgtaaCCACTTAACAGATtggatgataagtccccggatggcgtcgctagctttaaatgcatattatttttatatagtaccaaccttcaaatgattcgtgtcaaaatttgacgtctttaagtcaattagtttgtgagatagagcgtcttttgtgaagcaacttttgttattgtgaaaaaaatggaaaaaaaggaatttcgtgttttgataaaatactgttttctgaagggaaaaaatacggtggaagcaaaaacttggcttgataatgagtttccggactctgcctcagggaaatcaacaataattgacatcaaaaaaatccacaaaatgattttgaatgaccgcaaaatgaagttgatcgagatagcagaggccttaaagatatcaaaggaacgtgttggtcatatcattcatcaatatttggatatgcggaagttctgtgcaaaatgggcgccgcgcgactcacatttgaccaaaaacaacaacgtgttgatgattctgagcggtgtttgcagctgttaactcgtaatacacccgagtttttccatcgatatgtgacaatggatggaacatggctccatcactacactcctgagtccaatcgacagtcggctgagaggACAGcggccggtgaaccgtctccgaagcgtggaaagactcaaaagtccgctgacaaagtaatggcctctgttttttgggatgcgcatggaataattgttatcgattatcttgagaagggaaaaaccatcaacagtgactattatatggcgttattggagcgtttgaaggtcgaaatcgcggcaaaacggccccatatgaagaagaaaagagtgttgttccaccaagacaacgcaccgtgccacaagtcattaagaacgatggcaaaaatttatgaattgggcttcgaattgcttccccacccaccgtattctccagatctggcccccagcgaatttttcttgttctcagacctcaaaaggatgctcgcagggaaacaatttggctgcaatgaagaggtgatcgccgaaactgaggcctattttgaggcaaaaccgaaggagtactaccaaaatggcatcaaaaaattggaaggtcgttataatcattgtatcgctcttgaagggaactatgttgaataataaaaacgaattttggcaaaaaaatgtgtttttctttgttagaccggggacttatcagccaaactgttagaGAGCTTtgtaacactcagaaatgtcaccagcattactgaggtggaataatccaccgctgaaaaactttttggagttcggtcgaagcaggaagacgggcatgctaaccatagcaccacggagcctccgtggtgcaatggcgaaagatatatatgggagctatatctaaatctgaaccgatttcctccaaaatcaatagggttctattctgacctaaaAAACGGAAGCTTGTACCAAGTTTGAAGTTGATTGGGctgaaactgcgacctagactttgattataaaaatgtgttcacagacagacggacatggctatatcgactcagggaccgatcCTGAACAatgttgccaaagacaccatgtgtatatCTCGCCTCTCGTTGTAAATATATGCaccaacttataataccctgttccacagtgtgtcgcaatttttataataatatttgcaTAGTCGaaacacttttttattttaagtacaGAAGATACAAAATAGTGGAAGATACAATATTTACGAAAGTCTAGCCTAGATAACTGGCTTTTACTCCTCTACACAATCTTCTTCTCTATTTTCTCTTTTTGCTTTTGATTTGATactaaaattaacattttggtaaacttttttGCATTTCTTAATAACTTTATTAATTAGGGGTTTCGTTGTGGTCTTTCTAGCAAAAGGACGCACCGCTCGATATTTTTCACATTGGCTATGTTCCGCAGTACAAGCACGTGCCCTGAATGTCCAAACTATTatggagaaaattgaaattaatattttcacaTCTAGATAATAGATTTTGTTATAATGTCACCACTTACTTTCATAATAAACACATTCCCGATATTTCAATTTGCAAGTATTTTCGAAAGTGCATGAGATTGATCCACCTTTAGGTCCCGTATATAAAGTTGCACAAATTGGATAATCAATACTTGGGCAATCTTCACTACAACGCCTCTGACATTCCACTTTATGCTCACTTAATTGGATAAAAAGCACTATAAAAATCGAGATTTTATTCAACCAATCCATTGTGGACTGCAACCGAGTACACCTCTTTTAACAATGACTGACTAATCAAACATAATTAAGAAGGTAATATTTACAAGCAATAATGTTTAAAATGGTACGTGAGTGGATTTAATAAGGTGTAAGGCAATAATTAGCTACACTATGATATAATGGATAttgcatacaaaaaaaataataattctttcttcagaaatgaatttttcttttatttagtaAAGTTGTATatttaaaggcaaataaatttttagttatcgTACCCGTTGGCATCGTTTGTCCCCAACAAACTTTGATTAGCTTAAAGAAACAATTTCAagaacaaaagaaaacttcgttggtcaaaaatttcgtttcccagAAAAGATAACATATTCTTTTTTTACCTTGTGTCGAAATTTCAGTCACAACTCGTATTTTTGTTTCTGTTACTTGTAGAAGACGGCGTGTTTTTATCAGACCACCCACTGTAAAAAAGTTTCttagttaatttaataattatttctttaaagcaaaaaagtgttttttttttaacggaggaacgaaaatttaaaagatccgtgtcctaaattttatgaaaacaagtatatacagtagtaagttcggcagggccgaatcttaaatagccaccaccatgaatcaaatataatagtttcctttgaaaatttcaggggggtttgatgacatattttcccaagcagatcagttcaaccagtacgctttccacagataaatttaaagacctttacctatgaagactagatcagattctgaatttataagaaccactttttgtttgagttttagaggaatcataaacgtctcttgtaagtgtgcaagaaaatgatgaaataacgccttgatttgaaatctttaatctgtggattttcatcccaattatttaaatgactacgagaagtaaaatctggaaagtttgcattcagtttcaagcaattttcatgatcagtgagccttctataccctcaataagtgaactcggtctatatggaggccttaccaaatgggccgATAAAAGTAAatcatatatcaaaatctgtaccgatactcaatatattcggcacacccatttatggtcctagaatacctctagatttccaatttcaggcaaattggataaaaactacggattctggaagcccaagaagtaaaatcgggagatcggtctatatgggggctatatcgaaacatggtccgataatcaccattttcgggacatctctttattttcctacatttccaatttcaggcaaattggataaaaactacggtttctagaagccaaagaagaaaaatcgggagatcggtctatatgggggctatatcaaaacatggaccggtactcaccattatggacACACGTGTTTATGGtcttataatacctctagatttcaaatttcaggcaaattgaataaaaactacggattctaagaagtaaaatcgggagatcggtctatatgggggctatatcaaaacatggaccggtactcaccattttcggcatacgtgtttagggtcctagagtacctctagatttcaaatttcaggtaaattggattaaaactacggattctagaagcccaagaagtaaaatcgggagaccggtctatatgggggctatatcaaaacatagaccgatacaccccattttccgatagaaaatacactttctagacacccgagaagcaaaatcgggaaatcggtccatatgggggctataccaaaacatggaccgataggcaccattttagaTAAACTTTTTGATaggcctaaaatacctccaaatttccaatttcaaattggataaaaactacagtttttataagcccaagaccccaaatcgggaggtcggtttatatggggactatatcaaaacttggaccgatataacccatcttcgaacttgacctgcatgcaaacaaaagacgaatctgtgccaaatttcaggacgatagcgccattattgaaggctgtagcgtgattacaacagacagacggacatgcttatatcgtcttagaatttctccctgatcaagaatatatatactttatatagtcggaaatcgatatttcgatgtgttacaaaaggaatgacaaacttattatacccccctcaCCATTCCATGGTGAAGCAAGAATTactatttttctatttatttgaaaatttaattgatattgatcgcaaaactcaataaattctttaattaaaaaggggaactattttcaattactttctgaattggcttagagtttttatttggattaacaattgattgtttgaaatacatttttaattaaaaattaaaaaaaatgttcatcactttttatacccaccaccatagaatggtgacgggggtataataagtttgtcattccgtttgtaacacatcgaaatatcgatttccgactatataaactatatatatatatatatatatatatatatatatatatatatatatatatatatatatatatatatatatatatatatatatatatatatatatatatatatatatatatatatatatatatatatatatatatatatatatatatatatatatatatatatatatatatatatatatatatatatatatatatatatatatatatatatatatatatatatatatatatatatatatatatatatatatatatatatatatatatatatatatatatatatatatatatatatatatatatatatatatatatatatattattaatcagggagaaattctaagacgatataacgatgtccgtctgtctgtctatctgtctgttgtaatcacgctgcagtcttcaataatgaagcaatcgtgctgaaattttgcacaaactctgcAAAGCAGGTTTTCTGCaggcaggttttgatatagtccccatataaaccgacctcccgatttggggtcttcggcttatagaaatcgaagttttttatccaatttgcctgaattttgaaatctagaggtattttatgaccataaagaggtgtgccaaaaatggtgagtatcggtccatgttttggtatagcccccatatagaccgatctcccgattttatttcttgggcttatagaaaccgcagttttttattcaatgaaattggaaatctagaggtattgtaggaccacaaatacgtgtgccaaaaattgtgagtatcggtccatgttttggtatggtccccatataaaacgacctcccgatttggggtcttgggcttatagaaaccgtagtttttatccaatttgtctgaaattggaaatctagaggtattttaggaccataaagaggtgtgccgaaaatggtgagtatcggtccatattttggtatagcccccatatagaccgatttctcgattttacttcttgggcttctagaatccgaagtttttatcctatttgcctgaaattggaaatctagaggtattttcgggtcataaagaggtatgacgaaaacggtgagtatcggtccatattttagtatagcccccataagaacgatctcccgatttaactccttgggtttctagaaaccgtagcttttatctgatttgcctgaaattgtaaatattctggtattttaggctcacaaaaacgtgtatcggattaagtttttatcggtccttttggtaatgcctccatatagaccaacttcacttcttgagggtatagaaggcgcactgatcatgaaaattgcttgaaactcaatataaaattttcagattttacttctcgggagaaaatctacagatttaagatttcaaatcaagataattataattttcttgcaaacttacaagagatgttaatgattcctctaaaactcaaacatggttcttataaatccagaatctgatatagtcctcataggtgaaatctttaaatttatcttcgagaagtgtcctcaagtcctcaagccctcctgaaatttcaaaggaaaccctaatatttggttcatggtggtgggtatttaagattcggcccggccgaaattaatgctgtatatacttgttttaactgacgtagtcttccgaatttgattaaaaagttaattgtatcaattgatttttgaattaaaactttttaaattttcaatcattgatttaattagcttattgtttctatctgtattaaaaagttaattgtataaattaatttattaattgaaaaatttttcaattaataaattaatttattaattgaaaaatattttgttaatatttttttctgtgtactcagaacgttttggCATACGAGCGCTATTTGCGTTGTTTGCAATAACCCAgctaaaaaatttggaagttcttccaaaggcacaactttaaaagcactcccAGAAAATGATgccctttattttaactacccatgaagttcttttaattcaattttttaaaactttgttttttttcatacttttaatgggtaattttaactttttttgtttcaaatatgttaaaaacagagtaagaattcataaaatggtacaaatcatttaaattttgttgaaaaaaatgctaaatccaatctgaaaaaattgtgaatttttaaaaatacacacaaaataatattataatttttgagctaacaataaattgttgttacagaaaattttgaagttcaactaaatgtttgttgatataacaaaatgtttgttgatataacaaaattagttgctaaagtgactaaaatcgtaattgtatttacaaaatacgttgttagctcaaatttaaacataattttaattgtattgacaatcaaattaattgatattttttctgtgtatttgaggtcaaacgtttccgacgagcgttagaatccatttaaaattataaaaaaattataaaaattatttatttgacaaaatatcacagatttttttaatttacatccaaaatattgaattcggatcacacctgaagaagtgatgcaaattcagtgcaacggctgttgaaatggaggacttccgtcctatgacaagcccatgttaaattcatcgcttctgcgtcaattttgcaccacttccggatccaaaaagaactttttcattcaacgctttgtttgctgggaacttaaaagattcatctcgctcataaaatttttattaaatcgtgaacattttcgtgcgaatttttttttttgtaggattttcgatttttctttatttaaataaatgaaggttcgttctaattttaattagttttgCCAAACAGTCCTTTGAAGAAGTTCTTTGACTTTTCCAACACTCCAGGGGATTTTGGCTTTGGTGTAGTTGTAACAGGAAGAGTGGCTATAAATTTGGTGCAATCTGGATTTTCCTTATTACAACgtccttgacggctaagccattCTGTAAAAAGGGAAATTAatcatatatataatatataataatataaatggaaatcatataaatttgatccaattaatgtttgATTAAAACTGTTTTAATCATTAACGTGAAATCACAGCAAAACTATTTAATcaccaatattttttgaattgaaacacgatttaaattgaaaataaaattcacttaattaattcaattaatttttttgacaaatcacAATTATTTTCTTGACGTCGGTGTTTAACAATCACAATAGTTAACCGTTTCCGTGATTGAATGAAAATTAATTACACATTATTTGACttttgcttcaatcacgaaatttacctatttcgtgattgaagcaaaagtcacatattaaatagcaagtaccaatttcatttaaattaattgatttattttaatattcgtTTTTCACTCACTTTCATTGGCCATGCATTCACGAGTAGTAAGTTTACAATAATTATCGAATGTACACGTTATGAATCCATTGCGAGTTCCCCGATGAAATGTTCCACACACTGGATTCAATTCTGCCGGACACGTTTTAGGACATGCGTTCCCATTGACTCTATGACGGCAGAGGACTACAATTAACAAcagtaaaattgcaatttttatcttCAAATGCATTGTCAACGCTTTAGTCTGAAATGCGATGTTGGAAACGACttctttatattaatttatttcatatgcaATATAGCGACCACAAGAAATAGCTATTTTAACTAAGTTGTATGAACTGCAAATGAGGTAAATGGGGGTTTGCtttcaaagaaaaattctaTGTGTGTCAGATGTTTATATTCGTCATATTTATCTACGTCTTACAAATATTCCCTAAGAAGAGAGCTGAACTTATCTCTAATGTGGAATTTTTAAGATAATTGAAAAGATGACTCTTATTATTACAGTCGACTGCCAGATAGTGTCATAATTCACAAGGTTGTTATTAGTCATACTTAAACAAATAAGGAACTTAAGAATAAATCGGCTGAAGTTTCTCTGTACATTGGCAACAAACAATGTAGAGAGAAACTTCTGAAGAACGAAATATTGGGATAAGGCACATTCATCCCGCAAATATAAcatggaccaaattttaaaaagaccaccaaaaatatattgtgttaTAATCGCTAAAAAAATGCTCCTATCGATTGGTCGAATGAAATATACCAAAAGTACGACAGCGGTCCTCCGAAACACATCTATGACATATGTCTATGAATCGTGTATGAAcccgaaagtaaacagcagtcgacTGTTCGACACCTGTAaccagaagtaggggaaattccctacatgtagatttttttttctaatattttgcgATTTGTATGGGCAGACTTTTccaaatatatcaaaatatcactcaacacaatttttaataaattttacattttggtggctctgggGGAGGAAAAATAGTTAGGTACGCCGCCGCTTTTTGCTAGCGTCTTCATTAGAAGCTGTTTCGCTACAAAATATAAGTAACTTCATCAAATC contains these protein-coding regions:
- the LOC142219513 gene encoding uncharacterized protein LOC142219513, with the translated sequence MDWLNKISIFIVLFIQLSEHKVECQRRCSEDCPSIDYPICATLYTGPKGGSISCTFENTCKLKYRECVYYEIWTFRARACTAEHSQCEKYRAVRPFARKTTTKPLINKVIKKCKKVYQNVNFSIKSKAKRENREEDCVEE
- the LOC142238590 gene encoding uncharacterized protein LOC142238590, whose amino-acid sequence is MHLKIKIAILLLLIVVLCRHRVNGNACPKTCPAELNPVCGTFHRGTRNGFITCTFDNYCKLTTRECMANEKWLSRQGRCNKENPDCTKFIATLPVTTTPKPKSPGVLEKSKNFFKGLFGKTN